From the Chitinophaga lutea genome, one window contains:
- a CDS encoding SGNH/GDSL hydrolase family protein, protein MSHTRIIGSIMLLLASGAALAQGNNDLIAASQAGASPLYFQPAANTALVSPGAFYNEKECAPRNGLPAFFKKAAAGKPLLIGFIGGSITQGNAGYRPQTLRYIQAMYPGTDIKALNAGVSGTGTDLGACRVKEQLLQHRPDLVFVEFAVNGAYAEGMEGIVRQVKKSGAEVCLIYTITGAHTKIYAAGKVPENVAGLEKIAAHYGVPSIHLGMEASMLEQQGRLLWKGAAGDTAGHILFSTDGVHPLDAGGNLYAAAIARGMEKIKKEKPTGGNKQLPAPVFADNWEDAGMYAPRDIAVFSKGWEPVIIQQFAPWFPQIEKASTPGESFTFRFRGTGFGIFDVGGPEAGQVTIEVNGKSMQVQPPLVPGTQVYRLAEGDSLPVNRFNVYCNNRYRGQHQFFTLPSGDYTVTIRLSGRKADKRTILGPEQVDDITKHPEKYDQTVLYLGRILIKGTLQLNGNR, encoded by the coding sequence ATGAGCCACACAAGGATAATCGGGAGCATCATGCTGTTGCTGGCATCCGGCGCTGCGTTGGCGCAGGGCAATAACGATCTGATTGCCGCTTCGCAGGCAGGGGCGTCGCCGTTGTACTTCCAGCCCGCGGCCAATACCGCACTGGTGAGCCCCGGTGCATTTTACAACGAAAAGGAATGTGCCCCGCGCAACGGGTTGCCTGCGTTCTTCAAAAAAGCGGCGGCCGGTAAACCGTTGCTGATCGGCTTCATCGGCGGCAGTATTACCCAGGGCAACGCCGGTTACCGCCCGCAAACGCTGCGGTATATACAGGCCATGTATCCGGGAACCGATATCAAAGCACTGAATGCCGGCGTGTCCGGTACCGGCACCGACCTTGGCGCCTGCCGCGTGAAAGAACAATTGCTGCAACACCGCCCCGACCTGGTGTTCGTGGAATTCGCCGTGAACGGCGCCTATGCGGAAGGCATGGAAGGCATCGTGCGGCAGGTGAAAAAAAGCGGGGCGGAAGTTTGCCTGATTTATACCATCACCGGTGCACATACAAAAATATACGCAGCAGGGAAGGTGCCAGAGAATGTGGCGGGTCTGGAGAAGATCGCCGCGCATTACGGCGTGCCGTCCATTCATCTCGGTATGGAAGCCTCCATGCTGGAGCAGCAGGGGCGCCTGTTGTGGAAAGGAGCAGCCGGCGATACGGCCGGTCATATCCTTTTTTCGACAGATGGTGTGCACCCCCTCGATGCCGGCGGCAATTTGTATGCGGCCGCCATTGCGAGAGGGATGGAGAAAATCAAGAAGGAAAAACCCACCGGCGGCAACAAACAGTTGCCCGCGCCGGTTTTTGCAGATAATTGGGAGGATGCGGGCATGTATGCGCCGCGCGACATCGCTGTTTTCAGCAAAGGCTGGGAACCGGTGATCATCCAACAGTTTGCGCCCTGGTTCCCCCAAATCGAAAAAGCATCCACGCCCGGTGAATCTTTCACGTTCCGCTTCAGGGGAACCGGCTTCGGCATTTTTGATGTGGGCGGACCGGAAGCAGGGCAGGTCACCATCGAAGTGAACGGCAAGTCGATGCAGGTGCAGCCGCCCCTGGTGCCGGGCACGCAGGTGTACCGGCTGGCGGAAGGCGACAGCCTGCCCGTGAACCGTTTCAACGTGTATTGCAACAACCGTTACCGCGGCCAGCACCAGTTTTTTACGCTGCCCTCCGGCGATTACACCGTCACCATCCGCCTATCGGGCCGGAAAGCAGATAAGCGCACCATACTGGGTCCGGAACAGGTGGACGATATTACGAAGCATCCCGAGAAGTACGACCAGACGGTATTGTACCTCGGCAGGATACTCATTAAAGGAACGCTGCAGTTAAACGGAAACCGGTGA
- a CDS encoding FAD-dependent oxidoreductase: protein MIKLEATGRRSFPEKNIVVDLVITGGGLSGVCAAITAARQGLKVVLVQDRSVLGGNASSEVRLWILGATSHMGNNNRWAREGGLVDEILVENTYRNPEGNPVIFDMILLDKVAQEPNITLLLNTTVYEVQKKNDAEISALKAFCSQNQTEYLLSAPLFIDASGDGVVGFLAGAAFRMGAEKKEELGELFAPSEEYGELLGHSLYFYSKDTGRPVTFTPPAFALDDITKVPRYRSFNAKEYGCKLWWIEYGGRLDTVHDTETIKWELWKVVYGVWNHIKNSGEFPEAENLTLEWVGMIPGKRESRRFEGDYMMRQQDIVEQREHEDAVAFGGWSIDLHPADGVFSEKPGCNQWHSKGIYQIPYRSLYSRNINNLLLGGRTISASHVAYGSTRVMATAAHVTQAAAMAAVLCKENGLLPADIIRKGYTKELQLRLLRTGQYIPGLRYQSPLDHAATATITASSELVLNEFPGQPLLKPLEISVAQMIPLAAGKVPEMAFHAEATGNTTLEVELRVSGKNGNHTPDETLARQTIQLHPGRNCLRLQFNAEMKAAGYAFVTFFKNPAVLLHFTDKRVTGILSVFNTVNKAVSNYGKQTPPEDIGMDAFEFWCPRRRPEGHNVDFKVAEGLKMFSPENVRNGLERPVSQPNAWVAGWDDPKPALTLSWNEPKAISDIELFFDTDYDHPMESVLMTHPETAMPFCVRKYRVKDEAGNILAEKTDNYQAYNRIQLAAPLHTRRLVIEVEHPSDKVPAAICAVRCY, encoded by the coding sequence ATGATAAAGCTGGAAGCGACCGGGCGCCGTTCATTCCCGGAAAAAAACATTGTTGTTGACCTCGTGATCACCGGTGGCGGCCTCTCCGGCGTATGCGCCGCCATTACCGCCGCGCGCCAGGGACTGAAAGTAGTGTTGGTGCAGGACAGATCTGTGCTCGGCGGAAACGCCAGCAGTGAAGTGAGACTGTGGATCCTCGGCGCCACCTCGCACATGGGCAATAATAACCGTTGGGCCCGGGAAGGCGGGCTGGTAGACGAAATACTCGTGGAAAACACCTACCGAAACCCCGAAGGCAACCCGGTGATCTTCGATATGATCCTGCTCGATAAAGTGGCGCAGGAGCCCAATATCACCCTGCTGCTCAATACCACGGTATATGAGGTGCAGAAAAAGAACGACGCCGAAATCAGTGCGTTAAAAGCGTTCTGTAGCCAGAACCAGACGGAATATCTCCTCAGTGCGCCGTTGTTCATCGACGCTTCCGGCGACGGGGTGGTGGGTTTCCTGGCCGGCGCTGCATTCCGGATGGGCGCCGAGAAAAAAGAAGAACTCGGGGAGCTGTTTGCCCCCTCTGAAGAATATGGCGAACTGCTGGGCCACAGCCTGTATTTCTACAGCAAGGACACCGGCCGTCCTGTAACGTTCACCCCGCCCGCCTTTGCGCTGGATGATATTACGAAAGTGCCCCGCTATCGCAGCTTCAACGCGAAGGAATACGGCTGCAAGCTCTGGTGGATTGAATATGGCGGCCGGCTCGATACCGTGCACGACACGGAAACCATCAAATGGGAGCTCTGGAAAGTAGTCTACGGCGTATGGAACCACATCAAAAACTCCGGTGAGTTTCCCGAAGCGGAAAACCTCACGCTGGAATGGGTGGGCATGATACCCGGCAAACGCGAAAGCCGCCGCTTCGAGGGGGATTACATGATGCGCCAGCAGGACATTGTGGAACAGCGCGAACATGAAGATGCCGTGGCCTTCGGCGGCTGGTCGATCGATCTGCACCCGGCCGACGGTGTGTTCAGTGAAAAACCGGGCTGCAACCAGTGGCACAGCAAGGGCATCTACCAGATACCGTACCGCTCCCTGTACAGCCGCAACATCAACAACCTGCTCCTGGGCGGCCGCACCATCAGCGCGTCGCACGTGGCGTACGGCTCCACCCGCGTGATGGCCACTGCTGCCCATGTAACGCAGGCGGCGGCCATGGCGGCGGTGCTCTGTAAGGAAAACGGGCTGCTCCCCGCCGACATTATCCGCAAAGGCTATACGAAAGAACTGCAGCTGCGCCTCCTCCGTACCGGCCAGTACATCCCGGGCCTGCGCTACCAGTCCCCGCTCGATCATGCTGCAACCGCCACTATTACGGCCAGCAGCGAGCTGGTGCTGAACGAGTTCCCCGGGCAGCCCCTGCTCAAGCCGCTGGAGATTTCCGTGGCGCAGATGATCCCGCTGGCCGCTGGCAAAGTGCCGGAAATGGCTTTCCACGCGGAAGCAACGGGCAACACCACACTGGAAGTGGAATTGCGCGTCAGCGGCAAAAACGGCAATCATACCCCGGACGAAACCCTCGCCCGGCAAACGATACAGCTGCACCCCGGCAGAAACTGCCTCCGCCTGCAATTCAACGCGGAGATGAAAGCAGCCGGATATGCATTCGTTACCTTCTTCAAGAACCCGGCTGTGCTGCTCCACTTCACCGACAAACGCGTCACGGGCATCTTGTCTGTTTTTAACACGGTCAACAAAGCAGTATCCAACTACGGAAAACAAACTCCGCCGGAAGATATCGGCATGGATGCGTTCGAGTTCTGGTGCCCGCGGCGCCGCCCGGAAGGCCATAATGTGGACTTTAAAGTAGCGGAAGGTCTGAAGATGTTCAGCCCCGAGAACGTGCGCAACGGCCTGGAAAGGCCCGTTTCGCAACCGAATGCCTGGGTGGCCGGCTGGGACGACCCGAAGCCCGCCCTCACCTTGTCGTGGAACGAGCCGAAAGCCATCAGCGACATCGAGCTGTTCTTCGACACGGACTATGATCATCCCATGGAATCGGTATTGATGACGCACCCCGAAACAGCGATGCCTTTCTGCGTCAGGAAGTACCGGGTGAAAGACGAGGCGGGCAACATCCTGGCGGAAAAAACGGACAACTACCAGGCTTACAACCGTATTCAATTGGCCGCCCCGCTGCATACCCGCAGGCTGGTGATCGAAGTGGAGCACCCGTCTGACAAGGTGCCGGCGGCAATTTGTGCGGTTAGGTGTTATTAA
- a CDS encoding DoxX family protein: MKPKTIRITYWIATGIFALLMIADGIAGVTRQQAGIDAMGMLGYPVYFLSIVGGAKLLGAVAILQNRFRLIKEWAYAGFTFNFLAASVSWAFAGFGAFETTFPLIILGIMCVPYFFWKKYNRVQHDKGYSSDFAIA; the protein is encoded by the coding sequence ATGAAACCGAAAACAATTAGAATAACGTATTGGATCGCCACCGGCATTTTCGCATTATTGATGATCGCGGACGGCATCGCCGGCGTTACCCGCCAGCAGGCAGGGATAGACGCAATGGGCATGCTGGGTTACCCGGTGTATTTCCTGAGCATCGTGGGCGGCGCCAAATTACTGGGAGCCGTGGCCATCCTGCAGAACAGATTCCGCCTGATCAAGGAATGGGCCTACGCGGGATTTACCTTTAATTTCCTGGCGGCCTCTGTATCGTGGGCATTTGCCGGATTCGGCGCCTTCGAAACCACCTTTCCGCTGATCATCCTGGGCATCATGTGCGTCCCGTATTTTTTCTGGAAAAAATACAACCGCGTGCAGCACGATAAAGGGTATTCATCGGACTTCGCCATCGCTTAA